Proteins from one Amycolatopsis benzoatilytica AK 16/65 genomic window:
- a CDS encoding non-ribosomal peptide synthetase, translating into MGKEVIEDVLPLSPLQQGMLFHAVYDTNADDVYCVQFVLGLEGAVDGPRLRAAAEQLLARHANLRAAFVHEDVDEPVQVVLDHVDLPWDESDGDLGAVLERDRARRFVLDEPPLLRFSLVHLSGTDHRLVLTNHHLLLDGWSLPLLISELLALYGGTTPPRPRPYRDYLAWLAERDRDDSAKAWADALSGVDPTLLAPAASRVPTRPGKVRIDLPAEQLYARARQQGLTVNTVVQGLWGRVLGRLTGRDDVLFGATVSGRPAELSGVDSMVGLFINTVPVRVRTEAALGEVQAAQAGLLDHQYLGLTEIQRAAGAGDLFDTLVVFENYPVDSGAVGESERAAGLRITSVDVEDATHYPLTLAIAAEEQLSVTFEYRPDVFERDWVDSVARYFARAVESFAAENPFKLLSEEDAGRLAEFGTGKRLPTEPTTMSEVFEAQARATPDAVAIVSGPERLTFAEVNSRANAVARDLAARGVRPEEIVALRLAPGPDLIIALLAVFKAGAAYLPLDPDWPAERIDLMLADAQPIVTLTELPSGTAADLPQRARPENPAYVIYTSGSTGMPKAVVVPHRSIANLLVSHRTDLFDPAQAQAGRPLRAAHAWPMAFDASWQPMLWLFAGHELHLVPPDVRRDADLLRAFLVEHEIEFVELSPSLLAQVAAEPWRGSLKVLGVGGEAVPAELWRALRSEPDLAVYNLYGPTECTVDSAVADFADSPTPSIGSPVGNARAYVLDRRLRPCPVGVEGELYLSGDGLARGYLGRPGSTAERFVADPFHGGRMYRTGDLAKWTADGFLDCRGRVDDQVKIRGFRVEPGEVEAVLSRDDRVERAVVVPREDTPGIRRLVAYVVLRNGSVDGLREQVAAQLPEYLVPAAIVAVESFPLTRNDKLDVKALPVPDCQGTTREPETAAETRLAELFAEVLGLSRVGADDSFFALGGDSLVSMRLVGKARAAGFGFSPRDVFERRTVAGLAQLTAAAPVERDPDAGIGEVPLTPMLAWLTDHPPYDRLSQARLVRTPPELTQDRLTQLLQTLLDRHDVLRATFDQTMTVRPRGAAAAVVRRVELTDVAAQLPDVMEAELRELDPAAGQMARFVWFDGGPHRAGRLLLLLHHLVVDAASWGILVPELADLWAGRELPPLGTSFREWAQALPEAARRKAAELDRWRDIRSGPDPVLGARRLDPAVDTRATVRSIRTVLDADLTRALLTAVPERLGVPVDVVLLTAFARAVVRWRGEPGPVLLAVENHGREEQLVPGADLSGTVGWFTSVHPVRLDPADVHTVARQLALPDNGIGHGLLRYLDSAAAAELAALPEPQIEVNYLGQFTAGETSGAPWTGAPETGALGGGVDDAQPAPYCLVLNSLVEGGELHADWQWPGALFTDDRIRALSAAWFAALKEISGE; encoded by the coding sequence GTGGGGAAAGAAGTGATCGAGGACGTCCTGCCGCTTTCCCCGCTACAGCAGGGAATGCTGTTCCACGCGGTGTACGACACCAACGCCGACGACGTCTACTGTGTCCAGTTCGTCCTCGGTCTGGAGGGCGCGGTGGACGGTCCGCGGCTGCGCGCCGCCGCCGAACAGCTGCTGGCGCGGCACGCGAATCTCCGCGCCGCGTTCGTGCACGAGGACGTCGACGAGCCGGTCCAGGTAGTGCTGGACCACGTCGACCTGCCGTGGGACGAGTCCGACGGCGATCTGGGCGCGGTACTCGAACGCGACCGCGCGCGGCGGTTCGTCCTGGACGAGCCGCCGTTGCTGCGGTTCTCACTGGTGCATCTGAGCGGCACCGACCACCGGCTCGTCCTGACCAACCACCACCTTCTGCTCGACGGCTGGTCGCTGCCGCTGCTGATCAGCGAACTGCTCGCGCTCTACGGCGGCACCACGCCGCCGAGGCCGCGCCCGTACCGGGACTATCTGGCCTGGCTAGCCGAACGCGACCGGGACGACTCGGCGAAAGCGTGGGCCGACGCACTGTCCGGAGTGGACCCGACGCTGCTCGCACCCGCCGCGTCCCGGGTACCGACGCGGCCGGGCAAAGTCCGGATCGACCTACCCGCGGAACAGCTCTACGCGCGCGCCCGGCAGCAAGGTCTTACGGTGAACACAGTGGTCCAGGGCCTGTGGGGGCGGGTGCTCGGACGGCTGACCGGCCGCGACGACGTGCTGTTCGGCGCGACCGTGTCCGGCCGGCCGGCCGAGCTGTCCGGAGTGGACTCGATGGTCGGCCTGTTCATCAACACCGTCCCGGTGCGCGTCCGCACCGAGGCGGCGCTGGGCGAGGTGCAGGCCGCGCAGGCGGGGCTGCTCGATCATCAGTACCTCGGGCTGACCGAGATCCAGCGTGCGGCGGGCGCCGGGGACCTGTTCGACACGCTGGTCGTCTTCGAGAACTACCCGGTCGACTCCGGCGCGGTCGGCGAGAGCGAACGTGCCGCCGGGCTGCGCATCACGAGTGTCGATGTCGAGGACGCGACGCACTACCCGCTCACCTTGGCGATCGCGGCGGAGGAGCAGCTCTCCGTCACCTTCGAGTACCGGCCGGACGTGTTCGAGCGCGACTGGGTCGACAGTGTCGCCCGCTACTTCGCTCGTGCCGTCGAGAGCTTCGCGGCCGAGAACCCGTTCAAGCTGCTGTCCGAAGAGGACGCCGGCCGGCTGGCCGAATTCGGCACCGGGAAGCGGCTGCCGACCGAGCCGACGACGATGTCCGAGGTCTTCGAGGCGCAGGCCCGGGCGACGCCGGACGCGGTCGCGATCGTCTCCGGTCCGGAGCGGCTGACCTTCGCCGAGGTCAACTCCCGGGCCAACGCGGTCGCGAGGGACCTCGCCGCGCGAGGCGTGCGGCCGGAAGAGATCGTCGCGCTCCGGCTCGCTCCAGGTCCGGACCTGATCATCGCGCTGCTGGCGGTGTTCAAGGCGGGGGCCGCGTATCTGCCGCTGGACCCGGACTGGCCGGCTGAGCGCATCGACCTGATGCTCGCCGACGCCCAGCCGATCGTGACGCTCACTGAGCTGCCCTCCGGCACCGCCGCGGACTTGCCGCAGCGCGCCCGGCCGGAAAACCCGGCGTACGTCATCTACACGTCTGGTTCGACCGGCATGCCGAAGGCGGTCGTCGTACCCCATCGGTCGATCGCGAACCTCCTGGTCAGCCACCGGACCGACCTGTTCGATCCGGCACAGGCGCAAGCCGGCCGTCCGCTGCGGGCGGCGCACGCCTGGCCGATGGCGTTCGACGCGTCCTGGCAGCCGATGCTGTGGCTGTTCGCCGGGCATGAGCTGCACCTGGTGCCGCCGGACGTACGCCGGGACGCGGACCTGCTGCGGGCGTTCCTGGTCGAGCACGAGATCGAGTTCGTCGAACTTTCCCCGTCGCTGCTGGCGCAGGTCGCGGCCGAGCCCTGGCGCGGTTCGCTCAAGGTTCTCGGCGTCGGCGGCGAAGCGGTGCCCGCCGAGTTGTGGCGAGCGCTGCGCAGCGAGCCGGACCTGGCCGTCTACAATCTGTACGGTCCGACGGAGTGCACTGTGGACTCCGCAGTGGCCGACTTCGCCGACAGCCCGACGCCGTCCATCGGCTCGCCGGTCGGCAACGCCCGCGCATACGTGCTCGACCGACGGCTCCGGCCGTGCCCGGTCGGGGTCGAAGGCGAGCTGTACCTGTCCGGCGATGGGCTGGCGCGCGGCTACCTCGGCCGGCCGGGCAGCACGGCGGAGCGGTTCGTAGCCGATCCGTTCCACGGCGGCCGGATGTACCGGACCGGCGACCTCGCGAAGTGGACCGCGGACGGGTTCCTCGACTGCCGCGGCCGGGTCGACGACCAGGTCAAGATCCGCGGCTTCCGGGTCGAGCCGGGCGAGGTCGAGGCGGTGCTGTCCCGGGACGACCGGGTCGAACGCGCTGTCGTCGTGCCGCGCGAGGACACGCCGGGGATCCGGCGGCTGGTCGCTTACGTCGTCCTCCGGAACGGCAGTGTCGACGGCCTTCGGGAGCAGGTCGCCGCGCAGCTGCCGGAGTACCTGGTTCCGGCGGCGATCGTCGCCGTCGAGTCGTTCCCGTTGACCCGTAACGACAAACTCGACGTGAAGGCGTTGCCGGTCCCGGATTGCCAAGGCACGACCCGGGAACCGGAGACCGCGGCCGAGACGCGGCTCGCGGAGCTGTTCGCCGAGGTGCTGGGCCTATCGCGAGTCGGCGCGGACGACAGCTTTTTCGCGCTCGGCGGCGACAGCCTCGTCTCGATGCGGCTGGTCGGCAAGGCCCGGGCAGCCGGATTCGGGTTCAGCCCGCGCGATGTGTTCGAACGCCGGACCGTCGCCGGACTGGCTCAGCTGACCGCGGCGGCACCGGTGGAGCGCGACCCGGACGCCGGCATCGGCGAGGTTCCGCTGACGCCGATGCTCGCCTGGCTCACCGACCACCCGCCGTACGACCGGCTCAGCCAGGCCCGCTTGGTCCGCACTCCCCCGGAGCTCACCCAGGACCGGCTCACCCAGCTGCTGCAAACGCTGCTCGACCGCCACGACGTCCTGCGGGCCACCTTCGACCAGACGATGACAGTCCGCCCGCGCGGCGCGGCGGCGGCGGTGGTGCGGCGCGTCGAACTGACCGACGTCGCCGCGCAACTGCCCGACGTGATGGAGGCCGAGCTGCGAGAACTCGATCCGGCGGCCGGCCAAATGGCCCGGTTCGTGTGGTTCGACGGCGGCCCCCACCGGGCCGGGCGGCTGCTGCTGCTTCTGCACCACCTGGTGGTCGACGCCGCTTCGTGGGGCATCCTGGTCCCGGAGCTGGCCGATCTCTGGGCCGGGCGCGAGCTGCCGCCGCTCGGGACGTCGTTCCGGGAATGGGCGCAGGCGTTGCCCGAGGCCGCGCGACGCAAGGCCGCCGAACTCGACCGGTGGCGGGACATCCGGTCCGGACCGGACCCGGTCCTCGGCGCCCGGCGGCTCGATCCGGCCGTCGACACCCGCGCCACAGTGCGCTCGATCCGCACCGTTCTCGACGCGGACCTGACGCGAGCACTGCTCACGGCCGTGCCGGAACGGCTCGGCGTGCCAGTCGACGTCGTGCTGCTCACCGCGTTCGCGCGCGCCGTCGTGCGATGGCGCGGAGAACCGGGGCCGGTCCTGTTGGCGGTGGAGAACCACGGCCGAGAGGAGCAGCTGGTGCCGGGTGCCGACCTGTCCGGCACCGTCGGCTGGTTCACCAGCGTGCACCCGGTCCGGCTCGATCCCGCCGACGTGCACACCGTCGCCCGGCAACTGGCGCTGCCGGACAACGGAATCGGGCACGGTTTGCTGCGCTACCTCGACTCGGCCGCCGCCGCCGAGCTGGCGGCGCTGCCCGAGCCGCAGATCGAGGTCAACTACCTGGGCCAGTTCACCGCGGGCGAGACGAGCGGCGCGCCGTGGACCGGTGCGCCGGAAACCGGCGCGCTGGGCGGCGGGGTCGACGACGCCCAGCCCGCCCCGTACTGCCTGGTGCTGAACTCGCTGGTGGAGGGCGGCGAACTGCACGCCGATTGGCAGTGGCCGGGCGCGCTGTTCACCGACGACCGGATCCGCGCCTTGTCCGCCGCGTGGTTCGCCGCATTGAAGGAGATTTCCGGTGAGTGA
- a CDS encoding non-ribosomal peptide synthetase yields the protein MSSSVEDVLPLTPLQQGMVFHALLGDRPDVYTVQTVLDLTEDVEPDRLRAAAEALVRRHGPLRAAFRTQASGQFVQVIRRSVEVPFRVADRLDLDADRAEPFDLGRPPLLRFTLCGRTLVLTAHHLLWDGWSAPILVRELLALYRGERLPPVRPFRDHLTWLSKQDTRAAEDAWRSALSGLAEPTLIGGGTSGFPCRSEFRFPAAALEQTARRHGVTLNAIVQSAWALTLAAMTGRDDLVFGATVSGRSGDLPDAESMVGMFINTVPVRVRLSGSESLTTLAARVQTEQARLLEHDHLGLADIQRASGHPNLFDTLLVFESYPMDEAIPLLAGVSVRDSTHYPLALLVVPGDDLTLRIDHDRTQCPDATPIAERFQQILRRFAVTPELPVAQLDVLTEAEHDALATPNSTHADVPATTLAALFEAQARRTPDAEAVRFDTDSLTYRELDAQASALATGLAAAGVGPDRIVGVRHDRSLDLVVSLLAVLKAGGAYLPLDPSYPAERLDFMREDAQPAVVLPAALHGSAPITPASPDNAAYVIYTSGSTGRPKGVVVTHRAIVNRLLWMQHQYRLTAQDRVLQKTPASFDVSVWEFFWPLITGAVLVLAKPGGHQDPDYLADLIARERITTVHFVPSMLRAYGDRPLPRRVITSGEALPTEIARPGMHNLYGPTETAVDVTHHTVTDEVAIGVPVWNTTVHVLDPVLRPVAPGVPGELYLGGVQLARGYLNRPGLTASRFVAAPDGQRLYRTGDVVQWENGALHYLGRTDDQVKIRGFRVELGAIEAALTAQPGVRAAAVTVRAGQQQLVGYVVTDPGVTVDLAALGLPEHEIPAVLVPLGKLPLTPSGKLDRNALPEPQFQTGEAQARDPREEIVCEVFADVLGLDRVSRADDFFALGGHSLLATRLISRLRRTFGVDLSLRAVFDAPTPARLARLLDGGNRRAPLTKQPRPSEIPLSAAQRSLWFLYQVDGPTTTYNLPFAARLTGPLDTAALAAALLDVVTRHEALRTIFPGDRSGQEILAPRPLARGGTDHAFRLDEELPIRYDLRRTGPDEHEFTLVVHHIAADEWSARPLLRDLARAYAARIEGSAPEWPPLPVQYADYSLWQQQNSRDDIGYWSRQLADLPEELPLPTDRPRPPQPTGEAGSVRVELPDTRRLARRFGVTELMVGQAAVAVLLHRLGAGEDIPLGTPSAGRSDEALDDLVGCFVNTLVLRTDLSGSPTFRELLARVRETDLDAYAHQDTPFERVVEAVNPVRSPNRHPLFQTMVSHQAVRPTDLDLPGIAVTPLDPGVSGAKFDLAFHFGAGECAISYRTDLFDKTTVEAFGRRLATLLTAFAAKPELPVDLVDILDADDRARLAAFNNTDEDRPATTLTAMVEEQVARSPDAIAVEFHDVRLTYTELDARANHVAKTLRENGVGPEKTVGMHWERSVELVVGLLGVEKAGGAFVPLEPSWPAQRIAEVCESAALSAVLSGPEHDEPVRGLGVPVVHVGTESTPDRSTVAVDPEGLAYVIYTSGSTGKPKGAMIRHRAIAHRLLWQRELLGFGPGDASLFKAPLGFDISINEIFLPLVNGGKLVIAEPDGERDPDYLLGLIDRHSVTFTYLPSSILDLLLQLPGFGPKAGSLKHVWCGGEVLTPELFARFRRASDAIMYHGYGPAEATIGVSHVVYRDPEALRAAVSIGKPNGNTQLYVLDRRLLPVPVGVPGELYAAGIYLGRGYLGDPRRTAERFVANPFGPPGARLYRTGDLARWQADGSLEFLGRADNQIKIRGMRVEPEEIEAVLEQHEQVRRAVVLVRAEQPGLLGYCLGPETDGVGDWLRGRLPEHMVPQQFVFLDEFPLLPSGKVDRKALPAPPPEGTGSRAAVTATEKLLCELMAQLLKRDEIGAEDNFFALGGDSILSIRFVSGVRAAGFQLSPRQVFEHQTAAALARVLDATAAAVQHDDGTGEVPLTPIMRWWTTTGDITMHQAALLRVPAPFAPDAFEQVLQDVLDHHQLLRARLGDGVLHVPHTKQAQVEHVDGPYSAAKHAAVVSTLDPAESMLKAVAFDGRLLLVLHHLVVDGVSWRILTEDLATAWEARAAGRRPRLAPAPTSFRTWALATADQPEPSHGRALPVSGRTTIELTVEETRKVLENKHARVHETLLAALGSALGPLEVALEGHGREEQRVPGADLSRTVGWFTTIFPFALTGSVNDVKERLRAVPDHGFGMPIPDSEVSFNYLGRFEAGDGYWVPGPEKLPESAVQHRPLQIDALVEDGPVLKATWSFTDRYRPDEVARYARAWVRALSGGNDAGLTPSDVPLVSLKQGQLDKLAAKWGKK from the coding sequence GTGAGTTCGAGCGTCGAGGACGTCCTCCCGCTCACCCCGTTGCAGCAAGGCATGGTTTTCCATGCCCTGCTCGGCGACCGGCCGGACGTCTACACCGTGCAGACCGTCCTCGATCTGACCGAGGACGTCGAGCCGGACCGGCTCCGGGCCGCCGCGGAAGCGCTCGTGCGCCGGCACGGGCCGTTGCGCGCGGCGTTCCGCACCCAGGCCTCCGGCCAGTTCGTGCAGGTGATCCGCCGGTCCGTCGAGGTCCCGTTCCGTGTCGCGGACCGGCTCGATCTCGACGCGGACCGCGCCGAGCCGTTCGACCTCGGACGGCCGCCGTTGCTGCGGTTCACGCTGTGCGGGCGGACGCTCGTGCTCACCGCGCACCACTTGCTGTGGGACGGCTGGTCGGCGCCGATCCTGGTCCGCGAACTGCTCGCGCTCTATCGCGGCGAGCGGCTGCCGCCGGTGCGGCCGTTCCGGGACCACTTGACCTGGCTGTCCAAACAGGACACCCGAGCCGCGGAAGATGCCTGGCGGAGCGCGCTTTCCGGTCTCGCGGAGCCGACGCTGATCGGCGGCGGGACAAGCGGATTTCCGTGCCGCAGCGAGTTCCGGTTCCCGGCCGCCGCGTTGGAACAGACCGCGCGCCGGCACGGCGTGACGCTGAACGCCATCGTGCAGAGCGCATGGGCGTTGACGCTGGCCGCGATGACTGGCCGCGACGACCTCGTGTTCGGTGCGACCGTCTCCGGGCGCAGCGGCGATCTGCCCGACGCCGAGTCGATGGTCGGCATGTTCATCAACACTGTCCCGGTGCGCGTCCGGCTGTCCGGCAGCGAGTCGCTCACGACGCTGGCCGCGCGAGTGCAGACCGAGCAGGCCCGGCTGCTGGAGCACGACCATCTCGGGCTCGCGGACATCCAGCGGGCCAGCGGGCACCCGAACCTGTTCGACACGCTCCTGGTCTTCGAGAGCTACCCGATGGATGAGGCGATCCCGTTGCTGGCCGGTGTTTCCGTGCGCGACTCGACGCACTATCCGCTGGCGCTACTGGTAGTTCCAGGCGACGATCTCACGCTGCGGATCGATCACGACCGCACCCAGTGCCCGGACGCGACGCCGATCGCGGAGCGCTTCCAGCAGATCCTGCGTCGATTCGCCGTCACCCCCGAACTGCCCGTCGCGCAGCTGGACGTGCTCACCGAGGCCGAGCACGACGCGCTCGCGACACCGAACTCGACGCACGCCGACGTTCCGGCGACGACGCTGGCCGCCCTGTTCGAAGCGCAGGCCCGGCGGACCCCGGACGCCGAAGCGGTGCGGTTCGACACCGACTCGTTGACCTACCGCGAACTCGACGCACAGGCGTCCGCGCTGGCCACTGGCCTGGCCGCGGCGGGGGTCGGGCCGGACCGGATCGTCGGGGTGCGCCACGACCGCTCGCTCGACCTCGTCGTCTCGCTGCTCGCCGTGCTCAAGGCCGGCGGCGCGTACCTGCCGCTCGATCCGTCCTATCCGGCGGAGCGGCTGGACTTCATGCGCGAGGACGCCCAGCCCGCGGTGGTCCTGCCCGCCGCACTCCACGGGTCCGCGCCGATCACGCCCGCCTCGCCGGACAACGCGGCCTACGTCATCTACACCTCCGGTTCCACCGGCCGCCCCAAGGGCGTGGTCGTCACCCACCGCGCCATCGTCAACCGTCTCTTGTGGATGCAACACCAGTACCGGCTCACCGCGCAGGACCGGGTCCTGCAGAAAACCCCGGCCAGCTTCGACGTCTCCGTCTGGGAATTCTTCTGGCCCCTCATCACCGGCGCGGTCTTGGTGCTCGCGAAGCCGGGCGGACACCAGGATCCCGACTACCTCGCCGACCTCATCGCCCGCGAACGCATCACCACTGTCCACTTCGTCCCCTCCATGCTCCGCGCCTACGGCGACCGGCCACTCCCCCGCCGAGTCATCACCTCCGGCGAAGCGCTGCCCACGGAGATCGCCCGGCCCGGCATGCACAACCTCTACGGCCCCACCGAAACCGCCGTCGACGTCACCCATCACACCGTCACCGACGAGGTCGCGATCGGCGTTCCGGTGTGGAACACGACCGTGCACGTCCTCGACCCGGTGCTGCGTCCGGTCGCGCCCGGCGTGCCCGGCGAGCTGTACCTGGGCGGCGTGCAGCTCGCACGCGGCTACCTGAACCGGCCTGGGCTGACCGCGTCCCGCTTCGTCGCCGCACCGGACGGGCAACGCCTCTACCGCACCGGGGACGTCGTCCAATGGGAAAACGGCGCGCTCCACTACCTCGGGCGCACCGACGATCAGGTCAAGATCCGCGGGTTCCGCGTCGAACTCGGCGCGATCGAAGCCGCTCTCACCGCACAGCCGGGAGTGCGTGCCGCCGCCGTCACCGTCCGGGCGGGCCAGCAGCAGCTCGTCGGCTACGTGGTGACCGACCCGGGGGTCACCGTGGACCTGGCCGCTCTCGGGCTGCCTGAGCACGAGATCCCCGCGGTACTCGTTCCGCTCGGCAAGCTTCCCCTGACACCCAGCGGAAAACTCGATCGCAACGCCCTGCCTGAGCCGCAGTTTCAGACAGGCGAAGCGCAGGCGCGCGATCCGCGCGAGGAGATCGTCTGCGAGGTGTTCGCCGACGTTCTCGGCCTCGACCGGGTCAGCCGCGCCGACGATTTCTTCGCACTCGGCGGGCATTCGCTGCTCGCCACGCGACTGATCAGCCGCCTGCGCCGGACCTTCGGCGTCGATCTGTCGCTGCGCGCGGTGTTCGACGCCCCGACCCCGGCCCGGCTCGCCCGGTTGCTCGACGGCGGCAACCGGCGAGCCCCGCTGACGAAGCAGCCTCGTCCGTCGGAAATCCCGTTGTCCGCGGCGCAGCGCAGCCTCTGGTTCCTGTACCAAGTGGACGGTCCGACCACGACGTACAACCTGCCCTTCGCCGCCCGGCTGACCGGACCGCTCGACACTGCGGCATTGGCTGCCGCGCTGCTCGACGTGGTCACCCGGCACGAAGCGTTGCGGACGATCTTCCCCGGCGACCGATCCGGTCAGGAGATTCTGGCCCCGCGACCGCTCGCCCGAGGCGGGACGGACCACGCGTTCCGGCTCGACGAGGAACTCCCGATCCGCTACGACCTGCGCCGGACCGGCCCGGACGAGCACGAGTTCACCCTGGTGGTGCACCACATCGCGGCCGACGAATGGTCCGCGCGCCCGCTGCTGCGCGATCTCGCGCGGGCCTACGCGGCCCGGATCGAGGGCAGCGCGCCCGAGTGGCCCCCGCTGCCGGTGCAGTACGCGGATTACTCGCTCTGGCAGCAGCAAAACTCGCGCGACGACATCGGGTACTGGTCCCGCCAGCTCGCCGATCTCCCCGAGGAACTGCCGCTGCCGACCGACCGGCCCCGGCCGCCGCAGCCGACCGGGGAAGCCGGCAGCGTGCGAGTCGAGCTTCCGGACACCCGCCGGCTCGCGCGGAGGTTCGGCGTGACCGAGCTGATGGTCGGACAGGCGGCGGTCGCGGTTCTCCTGCACCGGCTCGGCGCGGGCGAGGACATCCCGCTCGGCACCCCGTCCGCCGGCCGGTCCGACGAAGCTCTGGACGACCTCGTCGGCTGCTTCGTGAACACGCTCGTGCTGCGTACTGATCTCAGCGGCAGCCCGACGTTCCGCGAACTGCTGGCCCGGGTCCGCGAAACCGACCTCGATGCCTACGCACACCAGGACACGCCGTTCGAGCGCGTCGTCGAGGCCGTCAACCCGGTCCGGTCGCCCAACCGGCACCCGCTGTTCCAGACGATGGTGTCGCACCAGGCAGTCCGCCCCACGGACCTCGACCTGCCGGGTATCGCCGTGACGCCGCTGGACCCGGGCGTCAGCGGCGCGAAGTTCGATCTCGCGTTCCACTTCGGAGCGGGCGAGTGCGCGATCTCCTACCGCACCGACCTTTTCGACAAGACCACCGTCGAGGCGTTCGGCCGGCGGCTGGCGACCCTGCTGACCGCCTTCGCGGCGAAGCCGGAGCTGCCCGTCGATCTGGTGGACATCCTCGACGCCGACGACCGCGCGCGACTGGCCGCGTTCAACAACACCGACGAAGACCGGCCCGCGACGACCTTGACCGCGATGGTCGAGGAGCAGGTCGCTCGCAGCCCGGACGCGATCGCGGTCGAGTTCCACGACGTCCGGCTCACCTACACGGAGCTGGACGCGCGCGCGAATCACGTGGCGAAAACGTTGCGGGAGAACGGCGTCGGGCCGGAGAAGACCGTCGGGATGCACTGGGAACGGTCGGTCGAACTGGTCGTCGGGCTGCTCGGCGTCGAGAAGGCCGGCGGCGCGTTCGTCCCGCTGGAGCCGTCCTGGCCGGCGCAGCGGATCGCCGAGGTCTGCGAGAGCGCCGCGCTGTCGGCCGTCCTCAGCGGGCCCGAGCACGACGAGCCGGTTCGCGGGCTCGGAGTTCCGGTCGTCCACGTCGGCACCGAGTCCACTCCGGACCGGTCCACGGTGGCCGTCGATCCGGAGGGCCTGGCGTATGTCATCTACACCTCCGGTTCCACTGGCAAGCCCAAGGGCGCGATGATCCGCCACCGGGCGATCGCCCATCGGCTGCTGTGGCAACGCGAACTGCTCGGCTTCGGACCGGGCGACGCGTCGCTGTTCAAGGCCCCGCTCGGCTTCGACATCTCGATCAACGAGATCTTCCTGCCGCTGGTCAACGGCGGGAAGCTGGTCATCGCGGAACCGGACGGCGAACGCGACCCCGATTACCTGCTCGGCCTGATCGACCGGCACTCGGTCACCTTCACCTACCTGCCGTCGTCCATTCTGGACCTGCTGCTGCAGCTGCCGGGCTTCGGGCCGAAGGCAGGTTCGCTCAAGCACGTCTGGTGCGGCGGCGAAGTTCTCACCCCCGAGCTGTTCGCCAGGTTCCGCCGGGCGAGTGACGCGATCATGTACCACGGCTACGGTCCCGCCGAGGCGACGATCGGCGTCAGCCACGTCGTCTACCGCGACCCGGAGGCGCTGCGCGCAGCGGTGTCGATCGGCAAGCCGAACGGCAACACCCAGCTGTACGTGCTGGATCGGCGGTTGCTGCCGGTGCCGGTCGGCGTTCCCGGCGAGTTGTACGCCGCGGGCATCTACCTCGGTCGCGGCTACCTCGGCGACCCGCGCCGCACGGCGGAACGGTTCGTCGCGAATCCGTTCGGCCCGCCCGGCGCCCGGCTGTACCGCACCGGCGACCTGGCGCGCTGGCAGGCCGACGGCAGCCTGGAGTTTCTTGGCCGGGCGGACAACCAGATCAAGATCCGCGGGATGCGCGTCGAACCGGAAGAGATCGAAGCCGTCCTGGAGCAGCACGAGCAGGTTCGCCGCGCGGTGGTGCTGGTGCGCGCCGAGCAGCCCGGATTGCTCGGCTACTGCCTCGGCCCGGAGACTGACGGCGTCGGCGACTGGCTGCGCGGCCGGCTGCCGGAACACATGGTGCCGCAACAGTTCGTGTTCCTCGACGAGTTCCCGCTGCTCCCCTCCGGCAAGGTGGACCGGAAGGCGTTGCCCGCCCCGCCGCCCGAAGGGACCGGAAGCCGCGCCGCGGTGACCGCGACCGAGAAACTGCTCTGCGAACTGATGGCGCAGCTGCTGAAACGCGACGAAATCGGTGCGGAGGACAACTTCTTCGCTCTTGGCGGGGACAGCATCCTGTCGATCCGCTTCGTCAGCGGGGTCCGTGCCGCCGGTTTCCAGCTCTCGCCGCGGCAGGTGTTCGAACACCAGACCGCCGCCGCGCTGGCCCGGGTCCTGGACGCGACAGCGGCCGCGGTTCAGCACGACGACGGCACCGGAGAAGTGCCGTTGACGCCGATCATGCGCTGGTGGACCACCACGGGCGACATCACGATGCATCAGGCCGCCCTGCTGCGCGTGCCGGCGCCGTTCGCGCCGGATGCGTTCGAGCAGGTGCTGCAGGACGTCCTGGACCATCACCAGCTGCTGCGCGCCCGCCTCGGCGACGGCGTGCTGCACGTGCCGCACACCAAACAGGCTCAAGTCGAGCATGTCGACGGCCCGTACTCCGCCGCCAAGCACGCCGCTGTGGTGTCCACTTTGGATCCGGCGGAGTCGATGCTGAAGGCGGTCGCCTTCGACGGACGGCTGCTGCTCGTGCTGCACCACTTGGTCGTCGACGGCGTCTCGTGGCGGATCCTCACCGAAGACCTGGCGACGGCCTGGGAAGCCCGCGCCGCCGGGAGGAGACCGCGACTGGCCCCAGCCCCCACCTCCTTCCGCACCTGGGCGCTCGCGACCGCGGACCAGCCCGAGCCCTCGCACGGGCGCGCCCTGCCCGTCTCCGGGCGCACGACGATCGAGCTGACCGTCGAAGAGACCCGGAAGGTACTGGAGAACAAGCACGCCCGGGTGCACGAGACACTGCTGGCGGCGCTCGGCTCCGCGCTCGGCCCACTCGAGGTCGCGCTGGAGGGACACGGCAGGGAGGAACAACGGGTACCGGGCGCGGACCTGTCGCGCACAGTCGGCTGGTTCACCACGATCTTCCCGTTCGCGCTGACCGGTTCGGTCAACGACGTCAAGGAACGGCTGCGGGCTGTCCCGGACCACGGCTTCGGCATGCCGATCCCGGACTCCGAGGTGAGCTTCAACTACCTCGGCCGCTTCGAGGCCGGCGATGGCTATTGGGTGCCCGGCCCGGAGAAACTGCCGGAATCGGCGGTGCAGCACCGTCCTTTGCAGATCGACGCGCTCGTCGAGGACGGCCCGGTTCTCAAAGCCACCTGGTCGTTCACCGATCGCTACCGCCCGGACGAGGTCGCCCGGTACGCGCGGGCGTGGGTACGTGCGCTGAGCGGCGGCAACGACGCCGGGCTCACCCCGTCCGACGTACCGCTGGTGTCGCTGAAGCAGGGCCAGCTCGACAAGCTCGCCGCGAAGTGGGGAAAGAAGTGA